In Nitrospirota bacterium, the DNA window TCTCAGTGCCGCATGGTCAAGCCCATCCATATCATTTGTAGCAAAAAACACTGTTCCCTTGAAACTTTCAAGTTGTGTTAATATTTCGTTGGTAAAACTGATCTCCCATGATTGCCGGGCTGATTTTCTTGGAAATAGAAATGTATCCGCCTCATCAAAAAAGAGGATGCTGTCAGTTTCCTGCGCCTCTGTAAATGAACTTGCAATTTTCTTTTCTGTCTCACCTACCCAGCATGACCGGATATCGCTTGCCCTCTTTAAAAGAACCTCTTTCCCCAGGACATTACAATTTGCTACGACAGACAGGAATATCTAGAGGGATTTAGATGTCCTCTATCCTACTTTCTCGGCAAGCCATACTTTTATGAGGGATTGGTACGGGACATCACGCTTATTAGCTTCAATCTTAATACGTTCCAACAGGTCTTTTGGCAGCCGCAGTGAGATGGACTGCGTGGATGGTTTAAGATTCGGGAATGTTGCAGTAACACTCTTTGACCAGTCAAAATATTCTGTACTATCGTGTGTCTCCCAAAACTTCCTTTCTTCAGCTTCAGACCTAAACTTAGGCACTGGTTTTAATTTTTTGGTCATAACTCCTCCTCTCTTTGTTGTGCATATCCCTGGCAGATATTACTCTTACTCTCGTATCACCACCGCGCAATGTAAATGTTATATGCAACAATCTTCCTTCAGATGTTTTCCCAAGTGCATGGTATCTCGGTTCATTCCGGCTATGTTTCTCATCAGACAAAATAAGCAGTGGTTTATTTATAAAAACCTGCTCAGACTCTGCCTGTGTAACATCATGCTTTTGATTCTTTCGCTGATTACCTTCATCCCAGTCAAAGCCCTCTATCTTCTGAAAGTCTATCATTGTCTGTATATTACCATAATACACAAGTGTTATCAAACTCACGGATAAAAAAAAGATCGGTTAAAAGATCATGCAAAGATAATTTCAGGATAACATGATCTTTCAGATGTCTTCAAAATTTACCGGCATTAGTCTTTTGCCGGTTTAAAATCCAGTGGATACTTTATTACAGTTTTACCGCTGTTAGGAAATGGCGGAAATCTCCATGTCTGTATGCATTTTAAAACCTCGTCTTCAAATTCATGGTCATTCACCGTGCTTGAGGCAATTCGTGCATTTATAATCTTTCCGGTTGGCTCAATCGTAAATTCAACAGTTATTGTCCCTTTGAGTGCCGGATTGTCTCTGAGTGCCTTCCTGTAAAGAAAGGCTATACTCCCACTGTAGGATGTAAGCACCTCTTTTATTGACTCACGGTTCCTTGCTTTAAATAAAACCTTTCCTTCTCCCTCTGCTGCCGCCTTGCTCAGAGAGGCTGAGCATGTAACCGGAACAACTGCAAAATAAACCATAAGTGCAATGGTAAGTATATTTTTGAACAGGAACTTATTGCTATCTTTTCTGAAAAATTTCATATGGAAGAAGCCCCGCTCCAGTATTGGAGAAGGAGCATAATACAGCGGTGTGACAAAGGTAGGTCAGTTTGGAAAAATACAGCCAAGCATGAAATATGAAAGACAGAGTGACCAACGGCTGTCAGTGGCTTAGTTTAGATTTGACATCTGTCTCCAAACTCCTATAATCAAACCATGCCAGCACAGGAACCGTCACAAAAATCTAAAAAACTCAGGAGAGCGTAAAAAGGATTGAAGAAAGTCAGAATTTTTTTATAGATATAGCCCCGATTGAAGAACAGGAAGACGGGGCACTGATTTTAAGGGCAACAATACAAGGAACAAGGGAGCTTAAATGGTGGACATACCACTGGATACCCTATTGCGAAATCATATCGCCACCTGAGCTGAGAGAAGAGGTCATAGGTGAGATGAAAGCGATGCTGGATGTGTATGGTAAGTGAGGCTTCACAGGCTGACCAATGGTATCCAGTCGTCAGGTATGACACAGCTCATGGCTTTGTTCACAGGGACCTGTTGAACATTAAAGGAGATGTTAAGAAGACACCGTTATTCAATCAGGACTTTAATGATGCATTGACCTTTGCAGAGAATGATTTAAAGTCTAATTGGGAATATTACAAAATGGGGTTTACGGAGGGCAAGTAATGAGTAACGAAAAAGAAATGATTGAACGTAATTTTGAGCTAAGCGCAGAGTTTAGCAGGTATCTGTTTGAGCATCCTGAGCTTGAAGAAAAGGTTCCCATTGATGCCGAGATTATTCTATTACCAGAGTTTGATAATGTATTAAAAGAGTTTAATCTTAAGTTGGGAAAGAATATAGAGGCAGAAGGTCACAGAGTAGTATATGTAATAATCAAGGGTATTCGGCCAAAAACTTTGTCCATGATAGATAAAATTGAATTAAAATCAGTGGCATAAAAATGTGCAAAGTGGAAGACATGGAAAACAAATATCAAAAACAAGAATAGGCGCAATACATTGTGCTATCATTTTAGCATTTATGTAATCACGGGAGGCAAGTGTGGTACGGACACACATACTCGCCAAGGCCAGATTCGTCTCTGCATAAGATGAAATAAATCTATATCCTCTTTAGTCCTTCTTAATCCCATTTCTTTTTGCTAAATCATTTTTCTTTTTGAACCTACCTTTAACGCTATTACCTC includes these proteins:
- a CDS encoding ATP-binding protein, whose product is MFLSVVANCNVLGKEVLLKRASDIRSCWVGETEKKIASSFTEAQETDSILFFDEADTFLFPRKSARQSWEISFTNEILTQLESFKGTVFFATNDMDGLDHAALRRFKFKIEFKPLTPEGNLIFYNTLLRKLVSDSKDLSTEEVIAIKGIKNLTPGDFAVVKDQMSFADPSSITHEMLIEALSNEVRYKKIGKAIGF
- a CDS encoding BrnA antitoxin family protein, whose protein sequence is MTKKLKPVPKFRSEAEERKFWETHDSTEYFDWSKSVTATFPNLKPSTQSISLRLPKDLLERIKIEANKRDVPYQSLIKVWLAEKVG
- a CDS encoding BrnT family toxin, whose translation is MIDFQKIEGFDWDEGNQRKNQKHDVTQAESEQVFINKPLLILSDEKHSRNEPRYHALGKTSEGRLLHITFTLRGGDTRVRVISARDMHNKERRSYDQKIKTSA
- a CDS encoding energy transducer TonB, whose translation is MKFFRKDSNKFLFKNILTIALMVYFAVVPVTCSASLSKAAAEGEGKVLFKARNRESIKEVLTSYSGSIAFLYRKALRDNPALKGTITVEFTIEPTGKIINARIASSTVNDHEFEDEVLKCIQTWRFPPFPNSGKTVIKYPLDFKPAKD
- a CDS encoding WYL domain-containing protein, giving the protein MEESQNFFIDIAPIEEQEDGALILRATIQGTRELKWWTYHWIPYCEIISPPELREEVIGEMKAMLDVYGK